The Streptomyces sp. DG1A-41 genomic sequence AGGAGGACGTGGTCAGCCGGAACGACCAGCCGGTGAGACCCTCGGCGGGACGCCAGGCTGCCGGCTCCACGGGAGCGTTGCGGCTGACGACCTGCCACTCGACGCGGGCATCCGGGATGACCCGGAAGCTCGTCCGTGTGGCCTGCGACGGCGTGCCGTCCCGCATCGCACGGGCGTACAGCACGTGTTCGCCGATGCCGAGACGCCCGGCATCGGCCCGCCACGTGCCGGTGGCCTCGTCGAGCTCCGCGGTAAGCGGGGAGGAGAAGCTGTCGTCGTCCACGGACACCTGCACCCGGCGGGTTTCCGGACGGCCGCCGACCCCTTCGGGGTCGGTGCCGCCGTCGGGGAAGGTGAACCGGCCGCCGGCCACGACGGTCTCGCCCTCGCGGATTTCGCCGCCGTCCGCGGGTGCCTCGATGGTGGCGCCGGATTCGAGGCCGGAGGGCGGTAGCGCGGCCGGGTCGACCATGAGCCTGGTGGCGTGGTCGCCCTCGTATCCCACCGAGAGCAAGGCGGTGGTGTCGGAGAGCAGTTGGACGGTCAGCTGCTCCCCCGTGAAGGCGTGCCGGGCGGTGTCGAACTCGATGGTGAGTTTCGTCCAGGAGCCGGTGACCGGCTGGGTCGTGGCCTTGCCACGGCCGATCTCCCGGTCGGTGGCGAGCAGGACGACGGACGGGCCCACCAGGGCCGCCGGGGCCCGTGTCCGCACGTACAGCTCGGCCCGCACCCGCGATCCCGCGGCGAGCGGCCCGTCCAGGGTGTCGGTCGACGGGTGAGCGGCGGTCGGCAGATACGGCGCTACGGAGGACAGGGTGTCACCGACGGGGCAGCCGTCCGCGTCACCCGCCCGGTCCGTGCGGTCCATGGTCCGCTCGCCCGAACAGTCGGGCCCCTGGTGCAGGTAGTAGCTGAACGACTTCTCCGTGTACGGCTCTTGGTCCGTGCCAGCCCGTTCCGCGCCGGCCTGCTGGGCGGCGAGGGTCCTGCGCAGTACGCCCAGCGCGCCGTCGAGCGTCGCCACGTCGTCGAGGCCCGTCGAGACGTCGCCCGGAAGCGGCGCGGGGTCCTCGGTTCCGTCCCCGTCCCGGTCGTAACCGCCCCAGATGCTGTCCCGTATGGCCCGGTCGGCGGCGAAGAAATCGTCCTCGACGGGGCGTTCGGGCAGCAAGGCCCGGCCGAGCAGCACGTCCGTGGCGCGGCGCGCGGTCTCGGGGGTTGCGGCGCCGTACCCCTCGAAGAGGACGTTGCCCGCCGTGTGCGGTGAGGCCAGCGGCCAGCTCGCGGACGGCAGGTTGTCCTCGCCGAGCGGGAAGGAGTTCTTCAGGACGGCCTCGCGCAGCTCACCCCGGGTGAGCCTGCCGTCCCTGAGGTACACACTCCCGTCGAGCGCGGCGCCCTCGGCGACGACCTGGCCGCTCTTCTGCCCGGCCTGTCCGTCACCGATCGCCTCGCGCACCCGCTGAAGCGTCGTGCCGAAGACGCCCGCTGTGTACGGCGTTGCCGCCGAGGTGCCGCTGAACTGGTCCTGGCACAGGACACCGGTGTGGCAGGCCGAGGGAAGGCTTCCGATGCCCCAGGACGACAGGTGCACGGGTATTCCGTCGCCGACGACGGCCCGCTGGTCGTCGCGGCGCAGCGCGCCGACGGTGATGTTCCAGTCGGGTCCGGTCTGGTCCGAGTGCCAGGTGCTGACGGGCACGTCGAAGGCGTTCCCGACGCCGTTGCCCGCGGCGAACAGGACGGTCTGGCCGCGCTCGGCGGCCTTCTTGGTAACTTCCTCGCCGCTGATCACGGGGCCGACGGGGGCGCCCCCGACGTACCCGAAGGA encodes the following:
- a CDS encoding S8 family serine peptidase gives rise to the protein MRRARIRFRRLVTVTSLVVSLALLPLTGATAAEGPDVTVSSIGGQEVTEDGTVKQPLSSTVDVTGTARTGVPQPPAGAALHADAGDSPFVIAGEKAPLLGSAYGGTAPYTWAWTAEHGRLTGADSASPAFDTTGLTPGTYAIRLTVTDAAGTGTSDTVKAVVGEETSSELLDETRTDPTPGAFPADQSVEFPFDVPSGVRSLDVTLSWTTPEQDYDLRVTDPSGTVVARSESAGHPEKTSMADPAEGTWKVVAVKWATVTADVTAQVVARRVSADPRPEVKAGGPYKFETGTEQRLSGMVNGGTDPVEAAWDLDGDGRFDDGTGTTVTPELPDGRHLVTLKATDARGLERRETTSVLVGDAERLDAAPPVTVIGIADTGINPYHLEFSARTYPDPDVLALTKNFTRHPSEYIPGYPASAPAIPVTLGKGYLPEADKDLWTGERVKGGQLHWIPGTKIIGAYSSSVDGARPVLDDHGHGTGSASVSTGNRYGYCPTCLLVMVEGLDETVATKYPWVDITSHSFGYVGGAPVGPVISGEEVTKKAAERGQTVLFAAGNGVGNAFDVPVSTWHSDQTGPDWNITVGALRRDDQRAVVGDGIPVHLSSWGIGSLPSACHTGVLCQDQFSGTSAATPYTAGVFGTTLQRVREAIGDGQAGQKSGQVVAEGAALDGSVYLRDGRLTRGELREAVLKNSFPLGEDNLPSASWPLASPHTAGNVLFEGYGAATPETARRATDVLLGRALLPERPVEDDFFAADRAIRDSIWGGYDRDGDGTEDPAPLPGDVSTGLDDVATLDGALGVLRRTLAAQQAGAERAGTDQEPYTEKSFSYYLHQGPDCSGERTMDRTDRAGDADGCPVGDTLSSVAPYLPTAAHPSTDTLDGPLAAGSRVRAELYVRTRAPAALVGPSVVLLATDREIGRGKATTQPVTGSWTKLTIEFDTARHAFTGEQLTVQLLSDTTALLSVGYEGDHATRLMVDPAALPPSGLESGATIEAPADGGEIREGETVVAGGRFTFPDGGTDPEGVGGRPETRRVQVSVDDDSFSSPLTAELDEATGTWRADAGRLGIGEHVLYARAMRDGTPSQATRTSFRVIPDARVEWQVVSRNAPVEPAAWRPAEGLTGWSFRLTTSSYGAGHRTLVVRLVERGTETARDSVRVRFR